Proteins encoded within one genomic window of Pirellulales bacterium:
- a CDS encoding universal stress protein — translation MHASKILFPTDFSTLSDAALKHATVLARDMGAKLLIVHVEEPPAAYGTGEMYYGIPDPDVPALRNMLEAVVPPDRTVPYEHRMITGDPADEIVALAEQEKADLIVMGTHGRTGLGRLLMGSVAEAVVRRARCPVFTFKENQPC, via the coding sequence ATGCACGCCTCGAAGATTCTCTTTCCGACCGATTTTTCTACGCTAAGCGATGCCGCTCTGAAGCATGCCACGGTCTTGGCCCGGGACATGGGGGCGAAGCTGCTCATCGTGCATGTCGAAGAGCCGCCAGCGGCCTATGGCACGGGCGAAATGTATTACGGGATTCCCGACCCAGACGTGCCTGCGCTGCGCAATATGCTTGAGGCCGTGGTACCACCAGATCGAACCGTGCCGTACGAACATCGCATGATTACGGGGGACCCGGCCGATGAAATCGTTGCCTTGGCCGAGCAGGAAAAGGCGGATCTGATCGTGATGGGAACGCACGGTCGCACTGGGTTGGGGCGGCTGCTAATGGGAAGTGTGGCGGAAGCCGTGGTCCGACGCGCTCGCTGCCCAGTCTTCACTTTCAAGGAAAACCAACCGTGCTGA
- a CDS encoding redox-sensing transcriptional repressor Rex, which produces MDDPASNAAGSAAGGPVPKAVASRLSLYLRELQHLIEQEEETTSSSQLGSKLGFTDAQVRKDLAYFGHFGYPGIGYRCDKLVAAIKKILGTDQQWNAVLVGAGNLGRALLGYKGFGRQGFRVAAAFDTDAQKIGSRIEGVEVVDLEKLPEFAKAHRVRLGIIAVPAPAAQAVANRLVAAGVEGILNFAPVTIDLPDNVSQVGVDLAIELEQLSFAIVSRESQGI; this is translated from the coding sequence ATGGATGATCCTGCTAGCAATGCAGCCGGTTCAGCCGCCGGTGGGCCGGTCCCCAAGGCCGTGGCCAGCCGGTTAAGTCTCTACCTGCGCGAACTACAGCACCTGATCGAACAGGAAGAGGAGACCACCAGCAGCAGCCAGCTCGGTAGCAAGCTCGGCTTTACCGACGCGCAGGTTCGCAAGGATCTGGCCTACTTCGGCCATTTCGGATACCCAGGCATCGGGTACCGCTGTGACAAGCTGGTGGCTGCGATCAAAAAGATCCTCGGCACCGATCAGCAATGGAATGCCGTGCTGGTGGGGGCGGGCAACCTGGGCCGAGCCCTACTGGGATACAAAGGATTCGGCCGGCAGGGCTTCCGCGTCGCGGCGGCCTTCGACACGGACGCCCAGAAGATCGGGTCGCGTATCGAAGGGGTGGAAGTAGTCGACCTGGAGAAACTTCCAGAATTTGCGAAGGCTCATAGGGTGCGTTTAGGAATCATCGCCGTACCCGCACCTGCGGCGCAGGCGGTGGCAAATCGCCTGGTGGCGGCGGGAGTCGAGGGGATCCTCAACTTCGCCCCGGTCACGATCGATCTACCGGACAACGTCAGCCAGGTCGGCGTCGATCTGGCGATCGAGTTAGAGCAGCTCTCCTTCGCCATCGTCAGCCGAGAATCGCAAGGCATTTGA